In Necator americanus strain Aroian chromosome IV, whole genome shotgun sequence, the following proteins share a genomic window:
- a CDS encoding hypothetical protein (NECATOR_CHRIV.G14838.T1): MWLLLTLLAVISTSFQEDEATRGALHEGTTSLHRNQGAFKHPHRDQQFQIQGVDVIENRRKALVSRTKRQYGEEQPSYQETATPASYYEAQPPRRPPSTPSPAHPPPPAQPPKKQVQVPPSRPVEHPKISGTKTASRYYYPPRQRLPLPKCFYNPTGYVCCNEELNNLMVKTFSEMEARPKFHTCNVRALANVMQDRLQNRFNDTFETIVAYDDFAQKVHFRGDLICKVELGGRYMLAYAAARSLQESELPPLDALNQLGPVDETHHNLNKRRTIRI; this comes from the exons ATGTGGCTGCTCCTTACCTTGCTAGCGGTTATTTCCACATCATTCCAGGAAGACGAAGCTACACGAGGAGCTTTGCACGAGG gaacTACTTCACTACATCGGAATCAAGGCGCCTTCAAACATCCGCACAGAGACCAACAGTTCCAAATCCAAGGCGTGGATGTCATTGAGAACAGA agaaaagCTCTAGTATCGAGGACGAAGAGACAATATGGAGAGGAGCAACCGTCATATCAG GAAACAGCAACTCCAGCATCGTACTATGAGGCGCAGCCTCCAAGACGTCCGCCTTCAACACCATCTCCAGCACATCCACCACCACCAGCGCAACCTCCTAAG AAACAGGTGCAAGTTCCCCCTTCTAGACCT GTAGAGCATCCAAAAATTTCCGGGACAAAAACAGCCTCTCGTTACTACTACCCACCTCGTCAAAGACTTCCACTACCGAAATGTTTCTACAATCCGACGG GATACGTTTGCTGCAATGAGGAACTAAATAACCTCATGGTAAAAACATTCAGCGAAATGGAAGCTAGACCAAAATTCCACACGTGCAACGTTCGAGCCCTTGCTAATGTCATGCAG GACCGCCTCCAAAATCGCTTCAACGACACTTTCGAAACGATTGTTGCCTATGATGATTTTGCCCAGAAAGTCCACTTCCGTGGGGATCTCATATGCAAGGTGGAGCTGGGTGGAAG ATACATGCTCGCATACGCTGCTGCTCGTAGTCTGCAAGAAAGCGAACTGCCACCGCTAGACGCGCTCAATCAACTTGGACCTGTAGATGAAACTCATCATAACCTGAACAAAAGAAGGACTATTCGAATCTGA